The segment CTCCCTGCCGCCAACTATACTTAAATCAGGAACAACTATCAATATTTTCTTCAAATAATACGCCCTCTAAAGTTGGTAAGTAAAATTAATGAGTTAAATCTTACCATATTTTGCTATAATTTGGCACAATTATACATAAAAAAGGCTTAAAATGTTCCATATAGTATTTAGCGCAGATGAAAATTATATCAAATACACAGCGGTGCTTATAAATAGCATTATCAAAAATACAAATTTAAATCTCCATTTCAAAGATTTTTGTCAAAAGCCTACCCCGCAAATGCCACCTAATAGCTCATTTAGTAGCTATGAAAATTTAAATTTCAATGATTTAAGCGCTGAAAATAGAACTGAAGGCTATGTATTTCATATATTAAGCGACCAAATCTCCACCGCCACGCAAAATAAGCTAAAAGCCCTAGAAAAGAGCCTTAATGAGATTTACCCTTGCTTGATTACCACTCATATTTTAAATGATAATGAGTTTTATGATTTTCCAGTTTCTGGGGCGGCGCATAGCAATTTTTTGACTTATTATCGATTAAAACTCAAAAACTATCTCAACCCAAGCGTGGATAGATGCTTATATATAGATTCTGATATGCTCTGCCTTTGCGATTTAAGGGAGCTTTTTGCTATTGATTTAAAAGAGAATATCCTAGCTGCTATCAATGACCCCGGAAGCAAAAAACGCAAAATGAAATATAAACAAAATAACCAAATCATCACCCATAAATTTACAAATGACTACTTCAATGCTGGATTGTTACTCATCAACACAAAGGCTTATATAGAGAATAAAATAGAACAAAAATGCCAATCCCTAGCCCAAAATGCCACCTATATAAAAGCCGCCGATCAAGATCTATTAAACGCTACAATACCAGCAAATAAGCTCTTAAAGCTACCTATTAGCTATAATTTTTCATCCATTAGCTTCTGTTTTGCGATCTGTAAAGATGAGCAAGATCACCGCCTTAACTGCTCTAGGGCTGAGTTTATGCAAAGTTATAAAGAGCCAAAAATCATCCATTATGGCGAAAAGCCTTGGCGGTTTTTAAAAAGCTATACCGATAGCCAAAATCGAAATATCAATGATATTTGGTGGGAGTATGCTGCTAGCACACCAGAGTTTAGAGATGAGCTTATGGCTATGAGAAATGATATAAATGAGTATAAGGTTTTTGCTACTTTAGGCTTTGAGATCTTAAAAGCTTTAAAAAGCATTTTTGGCTATTTTGTGATAAAAAATTTGATAGATAAACCACTAGATAATCTAAATTTAAATAGCGAAATTCCAGATGATATTTTCGGGCTTTGCTGTATTTTAGGCGAGATGATAATACACGCCAAAAGACACAAAAAGAGCGCTCTAAGCGTGATATTAAAAGCTTATAAAATGAAAACCACATTTACCAAATACAACACAAAAAATTTTCTATAAGCTAAATTCAAAACAGAGCCAAATTCCGCACAATTGCGTAAATTCGCAAAGTATTAACTTCTTAAATTCCCAACTTTGCGAATTTTTTAATACTCAATTTTTTAAATTCGCAAAGTTTTGTAAAATATCCTAAAATCCCAAATTCACGCCGCCGCCATCATTTAATTGGTAGTTTGTATCACGACCTTCGCTATATCCTGAGCCAGAACCACCGCCTAATGGCCGACAAATGTAGCCTTCTTTCATTTGGCCATCTATGATCTTAGCATAGCTAAGCTTTGGATCGGCTCTTGTTATCTCGACTTCTCCTACTTTGCTCTCTACTCTCATATCATTTGTGCTTTGCTTTGTGTAGCTATCTTTTAGAGCTTTGCCTTGAGAAAAGCAC is part of the Campylobacter lanienae NCTC 13004 genome and harbors:
- a CDS encoding glycosyltransferase family 8 protein, with translation MFHIVFSADENYIKYTAVLINSIIKNTNLNLHFKDFCQKPTPQMPPNSSFSSYENLNFNDLSAENRTEGYVFHILSDQISTATQNKLKALEKSLNEIYPCLITTHILNDNEFYDFPVSGAAHSNFLTYYRLKLKNYLNPSVDRCLYIDSDMLCLCDLRELFAIDLKENILAAINDPGSKKRKMKYKQNNQIITHKFTNDYFNAGLLLINTKAYIENKIEQKCQSLAQNATYIKAADQDLLNATIPANKLLKLPISYNFSSISFCFAICKDEQDHRLNCSRAEFMQSYKEPKIIHYGEKPWRFLKSYTDSQNRNINDIWWEYAASTPEFRDELMAMRNDINEYKVFATLGFEILKALKSIFGYFVIKNLIDKPLDNLNLNSEIPDDIFGLCCILGEMIIHAKRHKKSALSVILKAYKMKTTFTKYNTKNFL